The Aeromonas jandaei genomic interval CATCAAGGATTTGGAACAACGGCTGCTGCGCCACGTCTCCCCCGCCTTTGCCGAAGATCCGCTGCGCATCCTGCGGGTCGCCCGCTTCGCCGCCCGCTTCCACGCTCAGGGCTTTGTCATCGCGCCGGAAACCCTAGCCCTGATGAGCGAAATGACAGCGGCTGGCGAGCTGGCCCACCTCACGCCGGAGCGAGTCTGGAAGGAGCTGGAAAAAGTGCTGCTGGGGCCAACCCCGCAGATCTTCTTCGAGGTGCTGCGCCAATGTGGTGCCCTCAAGGCGCTCTTCCCCGAGATTGATGCCCTGTTCGGCGTCCCCGCCCCGGCCAAGTGGCACCCTGAGATCGACACAGGCATCCACACCCTAATGGTGCTGGAGCAGGCGTGCCGGATCTCCCCGGAATTGACCGTCCGCTTTGCCGCCCTCTGCCACGACCTTGGCAAGGGAGTGACCCCCAAGGAGTTCTGGCCCAGCCATCATGGTCACGGCCAGAAGGGGCTGCCGCTTATTCGCGCCCTGTGCGAGCGGTTCCGGGTACCCAACGAGTGCCGGGATCTGGCGCTGCTGGTGAGCGATCTGCACACCCACATCCACATCGCCTTTGAGCTCAAGCCCGCTACCCTGCTCAAGGTGTTTGATAAGGCAGATGCCTGGCGCCGCCCCGAGCGCTTTGCCCAGCTGCTGGATGCCTGCCGCGCCGACTTCCATGGCCGCACCGGCTTCGAGGAGCGGGTCTACGCCGAGCCAGACTATGTGGCCGAAGCGCTGGCTGCCGCCCAGGCGGTGCCGGCAAAAGAGATTGTGGCGGCCGGTTACAAGGGGGAAGAGATCAAGGAACAGCTTGCCAAAAAGCGGACCGATGCCATCAGCCGCATCAAGGATGAGTGAGCCTTTATCGAGGAGTAACCCCTACCCCGGCGCAAGAACAGACGGCCGTACTGACGAGGCTCCCGCAGGAGACCTCACCAGTACGGCCGTTTTGTCATTTAGCTGAGTTCAGACTGGCGGTTTACGCCGGGCCGATGCGCTCCAGCAAGCTCATATGGGATGAGCCATCGTGGCGCTTGAGGTTCTGACGATACTCGAACTGGCGCTGGCTCTCCTGTTTGAGCCCCAGCATCAGCGAATAGCACATAGCCAGCATGATCACCGAGAAGGGCAGCGCGGCTATGATGCTGGCCGCCTGCAGGGCGGCAAGGCCGCCGGAGACCAGCAAAATCGCAGCGACCAGCCCCTGGCCCAGCCCCCAGAGCGCGCGGTGCGGCACCGGAGGATCCTGATCACCGATGGAGAGCAGGGTCGTAATCACCAGCGTGCCCGAGTCACTGGAGGTGATGAAGTAGGTACAGATAAGCAGGGTCAGCACGCCCTTGGCAATCCAGCCGAAGGTCTCCCAGTGCAGCAGCTCGACCGTCTTGTAGAGCGCCAGCGTCACATCCTGATTGACCGC includes:
- a CDS encoding multifunctional CCA addition/repair protein, producing the protein MQTYLVGGAVRDRLLGLPQGDRDYLVVGATVEQMLALGFTQVGRDFPVFLHPKTQQEYALARTERKQGQGYTGFVCHAAPDVTLEQDLLRRDLTINAIAEDEQGELHDPYGGIKDLEQRLLRHVSPAFAEDPLRILRVARFAARFHAQGFVIAPETLALMSEMTAAGELAHLTPERVWKELEKVLLGPTPQIFFEVLRQCGALKALFPEIDALFGVPAPAKWHPEIDTGIHTLMVLEQACRISPELTVRFAALCHDLGKGVTPKEFWPSHHGHGQKGLPLIRALCERFRVPNECRDLALLVSDLHTHIHIAFELKPATLLKVFDKADAWRRPERFAQLLDACRADFHGRTGFEERVYAEPDYVAEALAAAQAVPAKEIVAAGYKGEEIKEQLAKKRTDAISRIKDE